The nucleotide window CGGTCTCGATTGCCGTGCGTTGGCCGTTCCGCTATCTTTTGCCAAGATGTGCGTGCCCGACGGCGCGCTTGCACGTTCGTCCGAGCCGGAAGCCGGCCTGACGGGGGCTTCGGGAAGAAGGAGGGGTCAGTTGATCTACGTCTGGATCGCCATGTTGTGCGCGCTGGCAGGCTTGGGGACCGCGGCCTACTACGCGTTCTGGGTCCTCAAGCAGGATCCGGGGTCGGCGCTCATGCAGAAGATCTCGAAGCACATCCAGGAGGGCGCGATCGCATTCCTCACCCGTGAGTACCGTGCGATAGCCATCGTGCTTGTTGTGGTCGCTGTCGCGATGGCCGTCTTCCTGCGCGCGAGCGGCGGCATCGTCATGTCGATCGCGTACCTGGTCGGTGCGATCTTCTCCGGTACCGCGGGCTTCATCGGTCTGACCATCGCGACGCGGGCGAACTCCCGCACCACCCATGCAGCCACCAAGAGCATGCCCAAGGCGCTCGAGGTCGCGTTCCGCGGGGGCGCCGTCATGGGCCTGACCGTGGCCGGCCTCGGACTGCTCGGCGTGTCGCTGTGCTTCCTCGTGCTCCTGTTCGCGACGGGCCTGGTCAAGGACCTCGAGATCGTCAAGGGTGCGGCGTGGAGCATATTCGGTCTCTCCATCCCGGCCGAGATCGTCTTCTCGGACATCATCCCGGGCTTCGGCCTGGGCGCCTCCACCATCGCGCTGTTCGCGCGTGTCGGCGGCGGCATCTATACGAAGGCCGCCGACGTGGGCGCCGATCTGGTCGGCAAGGTCGAGGCGGGTATCCCCGAGGACGATCCCCGCAACCCGGCCGTCATCGCGGACAACGTCGGTGACAACGTCGGTGACGTCGCCGGCATGGGCGCGGACCTCTACGAGTCCTACGTCGGCGCCATCGTCGCGCCGCTCGCGCTCGGTTCCTTGCTGCTCGGCTTCCGCGGAGCGCTGCTGCCGGTGCTCATCGCCGCCGTCGGCATGATCTGCTCCGCCGTGGCCACCGCGTTCGTCCGCGGCAAGGAGGGCGGACACCCCGGCCGCTCGCTGTCCGTGGGTACGTACGCCGCCGCGATCCTCACACTCATCGCGTGCTACTTCCTAGTGATGTGGCTCGTCCCGGCCGGCACCACGTTCGCAGACAAGGCCGTCGTGGCTCCGCTCGGCTTCTTCGTGGCCATCTTCGTCGGCCTCGCCGCCGGCATGGCCATCGGCCAGGCGTCCGAGATCTACACCTCCGACGCCTATGGGGCGGTCAAGAAGATCGCCGATGCCGCCAACACCGGCCCGGCCACGACGATCCTGGCCGGGATCGCGACGGGCATGCAGTCGACCGCGGTGTCGATCGTCTTCCTCGTCATCGCCATGGGTGTGAGCTACTGGGCCGGCGAGTGGGCCATGCCCGCCGGCGGCGGCATCTTCGCCGTCGGCCTCTCCGCCATCGGCATGCTGGCCACCACCGGCATCGTCGTCGCCGTGGACGCGTACGGGCCCATCGCCGACAACGCCGGCGGCATCTCCGAGATGAGCCACCAGGGCCCCGAGGTCCGCGCCATCACGGACTCGCTCGACTCGGTCGGCAACACCACCGCCGCCATCGCGAAGGGCTTCGCCATCGCCTCGGCCGCGGTCACCGCACTCGCGTACTTCCAGCTCTACGCCACGAAGGTCGGTCTCGCGGATATCGACATCCTGCAGAGCAAAGTCATCATCGGCCTGTTCGTCGGCGGCATGTTCCCGTTCCTGTTCTCGTCGCTGGCGATCAACGCCGTCGGCCGCGCCGCTCAGGCAATGATCGAGGAGGTCCGTCGCCAGTTCCGTGAGATCACAGGGCTGCGCGAGGGCGCCGAGGGCGTCGAAGGCGAGTACGGCAAGTGCGTCGACATCGCCACCAGTGCCGCCCTGCGAGAGATGATCCTGCCGGCGTCCCTGTCGGTAGCGCTCCCGATCCTGATCGGCCTATGGAGCAAGAGCGCGCTCGGCGGCTTCCTCGCCGGCTCGCTCGTCGTCGGATTCCTGCTCGCCATCTTCATGGCGAACTCCGGCGGCGCGTGGGACAACGCCAAGAAGTACATCGAGGGTGGCGCGCACGGAGGAAAGGGCTCCGAGGCGCACAAGGCGGCCGTCGTGGGCGATACCGTGGGCGATCCCTTCAAGGACACCGCGGGCCCGTCGATGAACATCCTCATCAAGGTCATGTCGGTCATCGCCGTGGTGTTCGCTCCGCTGTTCACCCGGATGTAGAGTCGCACATTCCTGAGCCGGTACCCGTCAGGGTGTCGGTCCGAACGGGTAACATGCTCCCGGGCGCCGCGATCATAAGCGGCGTCCGGGAGCGTCCGTCTGGCATGCACGAGGGGAGGTCGAGTGGGGCGGATCCCGGACGACGATGTCGTCAAGGTGCGCGACGCGACCGACCTTCCGGCACTGATCGCGGAGTCCGTGGTCCTGAAGAAGCGCGGACGCCTGCTCTGGGGCAACTGCCCCTTCCACCAGGAGAAGACGCCGTCGTTCAAGGTCGACCCCGCCACGCAGTTGTGGCACTGCTTCGGGTGCGGCCGCGGCGGGGACGCCATCGGGTTCGTCATGGAGGGGGAGGGTCTCGACTTCCCCGACGCCGTGCGGCGTCTGGCCGATCGCGCCCGCATCGAGATACGCGAGGAAGGCGGCGGCGGGCTTCCCGCCGGGCACAAGGAGCGGCTGCTGGCCGCGCTCGACGCGGCCGCGGACCACTACCACCGGCTTCTGGTCTCTTCGAAGGACGCGGCCGCCACGTCGGCCCGCGCCTACCTGAAGGGCCGCGGTTTCGGTCTCGATGTCGCCAAAGGGCACCGTCTCGGCTTCGCTCCGCGCGGACGCGACTCGCTGGCCGATGCTCTGCTCGCGAAGGGATTCACGCGCGAGGAACTCGTGGAGGCGAACCTCGCCCTCGCCGACGAGGGCGGGCGGCTCAAGGACCGGTTCTTCGACAGGATCATGTTCCCGATCGTCGATCTCTCCGGCCGCGTCGTCGGTTTCGGCGGACGCGTGCTGGGCGACGGGGTGCCGAAGTATCTGAACAGCGCGGACACGCCGGTGTTCCACAAGGCGGCGAACCTCTACGGCATCCACGAGGCCAAGAACCACATCGTACGCACGGGCACGGCCATCGTGGTCGAGGGGTACACGGACGTGATCGCCCTGCACGAGGCGGGGGTATGCAACGCCGTGGCGACACTGGGGACGGCGCTCGGGGAGCGTCACGTCCGCCTCCTCTCCCGTTTCGCGAAGCGTGTGGTCTACCTGTTCGACGGGGACGAGGCGGGATTGCGCGCCGCGGACCGCGCATCCGAGTTCCTCGACTGGCAGGCGACTCCCGAGGCGGGCGCCGCGCGGGTGGACCTGCTCGTCGCGGTGATCCCGGAAGGCCGCGATCCCGCCGACCTCGTCGCCGCGGAGGGCGTGGAGGGGGTGGAGCGGGTCGTCACGGACGCGCTGCCACTCGTGCGGTTCGTCCTCGACCGGCGCCTCGATGCGCACGATCTGTCGTCGCCCGAGGGGCGCTCGCGCGCGCTGGCGGACGCAGTCGCCGCGCTCGTCCCTCTCGGCGACTCCGTCCTCGCGCACGACTACGTGAACTACATCGCGGGTCGGCTGCTGGTCGACTATGCGACGGTACAGCGTGCGCTTCACGGCGTGCGGTCGCCACGCGCGGCGGTCGCGCACTCGGCGGCGGACGAGTCGTCGGGACCCGTCATCATCCCGCCCTCGGGTCCCGAGGGCCGTGCCGAGCGCGAGGTCCTGCGCCTGCTGGCCGTGCATCAGTCGTTGCGCGCTCAGGCACGAGATTCGCTATCGGTGGCGCTGTTCATCGATCCGCTGCATGCGCGCTTGTTCGAGGCCGTTCTCGGCGCGGGCACGGCCGTGGGGGCTCCTTTCGCGGATGCCGTCTGCCGGAGCGTTCCGGAGGCTGCGGGCATCCTCAGCGCATGGTTGGTGGACGAGCGTGAGGACGAGGCGATAGAATCCGCTTTCCGCGACGTGGCGGACCGAATAAAGGGATTCGACCTCGAGCGGCGCATATCCGTTCTGAAGGGCCGCATCCGATCTCTCGACCCCGCGAAGGATGCGAAGGAGATAGACGACACGTTCAGGCAGGTGGCGGCGTTGACGCGGGAAGCGAAGACGCGACGTCGCGATACGGGCACCGGAACCGACGGAGAGGCGTGACCTACACGTGAGTCCACAGTCCCCCAAGCGCGCGAAGGCCTCGGCCGAGAAGTCAGCACCCGAACTCGAGCTGGCTGAGGTCAAGACACTCCTGAAGATCGGGAAGAAGAGCGGCACTCTCACGGAAGACGAGATCCAGGGCGCGCTCGGCGACATGGACCTCTCCACCGAGCAGGTCGAGAACGTCTATGCGCTGTTCGAGCGGACCGGCATCGGCGTGGTCGAGACACCGGACGCCACCGTGGGCACGGACGATCCCGAACTCCTGCTGCCCGACGTCGAGCCCGTCCTCGAAGCGGTCGAAGAAGAGGTTCCCGACCTCGCGCTGGTGATCCCGAAGCCGACCGCGAAGGCGAAGAAGGCGAAGAAGAAGCGTGCGGATGCTCACACCCTGGCGCCTCTGACGGGCGATCCGGTCCGCATGTACCTGAAGGAGATCGGCAAGGTGCCGCTGCTCACCGCGCGCCAAGAGGTCGACCTCGCGATGAAGATCGAGGCGGGGCTCGAGGCCGCGGCGAAACTCGACGAGCTTCGCGCCAAGAGCGGGAAGATCGAGCGCGCCGAGGAGCGCCGGCTCACCAGGATCGAGAACACGGGCTTGCACGCGAAGAAGCTCCTGGTCGAGGCGAACCTGAGGCTCGTCGTCTCGATCGCCAAGCGCTACGTCGGTCGCGGGATGCTCTTCCTCGATCTCATCCAAGAAGGCAATCTCGGCCTCATCCGCGCGGTCGAGAAGTTCGACTACGCGAAGGGCTTCAAGTTCTCCACCTACGCCACCTGGTGGATCCGTCAGGCCATCACCCGCGCGATCGCGGACCAGGCGCGCACGATCCGCATCCCCGTGCACATGGTCGAGACCATCAACAAGTTGATCCGCGTGCAGCGCCAGCTCCTGCAGGAGCTCGGTCGGGAGCCGACCCCGGACGAGATCGGCGAGAAGATGGAGATGACCGCCGAGCGCGTGCGCGAGATCCTCAAGATCTCGCAGGAGCCCGTCTCGCTGGAGACGCCGATCGGCGAGGAGGAGGACAGCCAGCTCGGCGACTTCATCGAGGACGGCGACGCGATCGTCCCGCCCGACGCGGCATCCTTCTCCATGCTGCAGGAGCAGCTCTCGAAGGTCCTCGACAGCCTCTCGGATCGCGAGCGCAAGGTCATCGAGCTGAGGTTCGGGCTGATCGACGGCCATCCTCGGACGCTCGAAGAGGTCGGCCGCGAGTTCGGGGTGACCCGGGAACGCATCAGGCAGATCGAGTCGAAGACGCTGTGCAAGCTGCGCCACCCATCGCGATCGGGCCGCCTGAAGGACTACCTGGAGTAGACCCCGGTCACGACGAGTGCATCGGCCCTTTGTGATCGTCGAGTGCCATCTGCAGCTTGGTCATGACGACCCCGGGCGGCGACGGCTTGAAGACGATGTCGTCGACGCGCAAGGCTCGTGCCTGCGCACGGGCTTCCGGGGTGTCGAACGCGGTATGCAGGACGACGGGGATATCGTGACCGCGTTTGCGGATCTCGTCGACGAGCGTGAATCCGTCCATCAGGGGCATGCGCACGTCGGCGAGCATGACGTCGGGAAGTTGTCGGCCGATGACCTCGAGGGCGGACACCCCGTCGGTCGCGCAGACGACCTCGTATCCGTTGGATTCCAGGTAGAGCTGGTAGACGTCGAGTATCCCCAGGTCGTCGTCGACGAGCAGCACTAGCGGCATCCGTCCCCCATTCGCAGTTCAGCGGTCCGCGCAGGCCGATGCCGGGTCCTCGCGG belongs to Coriobacteriia bacterium and includes:
- a CDS encoding response regulator, whose translation is MPLVLLVDDDLGILDVYQLYLESNGYEVVCATDGVSALEVIGRQLPDVMLADVRMPLMDGFTLVDEIRKRGHDIPVVLHTAFDTPEARAQARALRVDDIVFKPSPPGVVMTKLQMALDDHKGPMHSS
- the dnaG gene encoding DNA primase; the protein is MGRIPDDDVVKVRDATDLPALIAESVVLKKRGRLLWGNCPFHQEKTPSFKVDPATQLWHCFGCGRGGDAIGFVMEGEGLDFPDAVRRLADRARIEIREEGGGGLPAGHKERLLAALDAAADHYHRLLVSSKDAAATSARAYLKGRGFGLDVAKGHRLGFAPRGRDSLADALLAKGFTREELVEANLALADEGGRLKDRFFDRIMFPIVDLSGRVVGFGGRVLGDGVPKYLNSADTPVFHKAANLYGIHEAKNHIVRTGTAIVVEGYTDVIALHEAGVCNAVATLGTALGERHVRLLSRFAKRVVYLFDGDEAGLRAADRASEFLDWQATPEAGAARVDLLVAVIPEGRDPADLVAAEGVEGVERVVTDALPLVRFVLDRRLDAHDLSSPEGRSRALADAVAALVPLGDSVLAHDYVNYIAGRLLVDYATVQRALHGVRSPRAAVAHSAADESSGPVIIPPSGPEGRAEREVLRLLAVHQSLRAQARDSLSVALFIDPLHARLFEAVLGAGTAVGAPFADAVCRSVPEAAGILSAWLVDEREDEAIESAFRDVADRIKGFDLERRISVLKGRIRSLDPAKDAKEIDDTFRQVAALTREAKTRRRDTGTGTDGEA
- a CDS encoding sodium-translocating pyrophosphatase, with the translated sequence MIYVWIAMLCALAGLGTAAYYAFWVLKQDPGSALMQKISKHIQEGAIAFLTREYRAIAIVLVVVAVAMAVFLRASGGIVMSIAYLVGAIFSGTAGFIGLTIATRANSRTTHAATKSMPKALEVAFRGGAVMGLTVAGLGLLGVSLCFLVLLFATGLVKDLEIVKGAAWSIFGLSIPAEIVFSDIIPGFGLGASTIALFARVGGGIYTKAADVGADLVGKVEAGIPEDDPRNPAVIADNVGDNVGDVAGMGADLYESYVGAIVAPLALGSLLLGFRGALLPVLIAAVGMICSAVATAFVRGKEGGHPGRSLSVGTYAAAILTLIACYFLVMWLVPAGTTFADKAVVAPLGFFVAIFVGLAAGMAIGQASEIYTSDAYGAVKKIADAANTGPATTILAGIATGMQSTAVSIVFLVIAMGVSYWAGEWAMPAGGGIFAVGLSAIGMLATTGIVVAVDAYGPIADNAGGISEMSHQGPEVRAITDSLDSVGNTTAAIAKGFAIASAAVTALAYFQLYATKVGLADIDILQSKVIIGLFVGGMFPFLFSSLAINAVGRAAQAMIEEVRRQFREITGLREGAEGVEGEYGKCVDIATSAALREMILPASLSVALPILIGLWSKSALGGFLAGSLVVGFLLAIFMANSGGAWDNAKKYIEGGAHGGKGSEAHKAAVVGDTVGDPFKDTAGPSMNILIKVMSVIAVVFAPLFTRM
- the rpoD gene encoding RNA polymerase sigma factor RpoD, with the translated sequence MAEVKTLLKIGKKSGTLTEDEIQGALGDMDLSTEQVENVYALFERTGIGVVETPDATVGTDDPELLLPDVEPVLEAVEEEVPDLALVIPKPTAKAKKAKKKRADAHTLAPLTGDPVRMYLKEIGKVPLLTARQEVDLAMKIEAGLEAAAKLDELRAKSGKIERAEERRLTRIENTGLHAKKLLVEANLRLVVSIAKRYVGRGMLFLDLIQEGNLGLIRAVEKFDYAKGFKFSTYATWWIRQAITRAIADQARTIRIPVHMVETINKLIRVQRQLLQELGREPTPDEIGEKMEMTAERVREILKISQEPVSLETPIGEEEDSQLGDFIEDGDAIVPPDAASFSMLQEQLSKVLDSLSDRERKVIELRFGLIDGHPRTLEEVGREFGVTRERIRQIESKTLCKLRHPSRSGRLKDYLE